The segment AGAAACACATTTTTTTGATCAAGGTGCGGTAGTCATCCACTGCGATGTTCACTGCTTCTGTTTTCTGTGCCAGGATGTCTATGATCTGGTTATCCTGGGGAGCGTTTTGGGCAGTCTGGATCGCTGCCAGGAAAGCATCCGCAAATAACTGCGTGAACTTGGCAGCAAAAGCAGTGAAATCCACCAGGTCATGCACCAGGCAGTCGTAGATGTAATACGCAATTTGAAGCATATTGGCATCTGACATGGCAAAGATCCTTTTGATGTCTTTGATCGTCATTTTTCCTCCTTGTCGCGGCGAAATGTAATGAAGCCGGACTTTTTTTTTGGTTTCATCTCGTTCCCAAACTCCTGTTTGGAAATGTGAATTTATATATACTGCATTAATCCATCATCAACAAAACAGGATAAAACAGTCTTGATAATATTAAAATCTATTTTGCAGCTTACTTGATGAATTGAGCAGTCTCTTTGAGAAGTCTTGCAGCTTCTTTGATGAATTGAGCAGTCTCTTTGAGAAGTCTTGCAGCTTCTTTGATGAATTGAGCAGACTCTTTGAGGAGTCTTGCAGTCTCTTTGAGGAGTCTTGCAGCTTCCTTGATGAATTGAGCAGTCTCTTTGAGGAGTTAAGCAGAGACATTGAGAAATTATGCTATTTCTTTGAATAGTTTTGCTATAAAATCTACAATGTCATTTATGTTGCTATAAAAGATCTATAAATTTCAAACTCTGTTACAGAGATGACAAATAATCAAATCAACATTTCAGAACAAAGCGATAATATTTTAAAATTGAAAAACCTTTCAATATATTTTTTAAGTTAAAGGTTTATTTTTATCAAGAATACTATAGAGATGCTCATGATCTCTATAGAATAGCTCATATATATTACGGAATATGTCTTGTGATAGTCTGATCAATAAAAAACAGCCGCAGAGTGATTTTGCGGCTGTTTAGAGCGGAATCTTTCATAATCCCCTCTTGAGAGGGGTGCGACTTTAGTCACGGGGTGTGTAGATTAAATCTCAAAAAATCCATTTAATTCCCCTTCATAAGGGGAAATACAAAGGGGTTATTTCAACATCAAGCATTTCTTCACTGCTCTGGTCTTGCCATCGACATTTAATTTATACAGGTAAACACCGGAGGATACGGTTTTATTATTATCATCTTATCCATTCCAGACTTCTTTCCAGATTCCTCTTTCTTTTTCTTCGTTTACCAGGGTCTTTACTTTCTGACCTTTGATGTTGTAGATTGAAATCTCAATTTTGCTTTTTTGAGGAATAGCATAAGAAATTGTAGTTCTAGGATTAAAGGGATTGGGATGATTGCTATATAAAACAAAATCGTTTATATCCTGATATTCATTTTCATCATTAAAAGTCTCTTCTAAAAATTCAGATATTAAGTTTTTCGATATTAAAGCATGTTCCTCGAAGGATTTTGGTTTGAAAGTACATTCTTCTGGTAATGAACGATCACCTGTTTCTTGTAGCTTCAGGTAGCAGTATCCTTCATCTATTAAAGCAAAAAGTGAATCTAGTACTGAAGGAGGATTATTAATCAATTCTTCATATCTTAATATTGCAGTTTCATAATCTTCTTCATTCATATATGAAGATGTTATTGCTTTTTCTTTTGGTAATTCTAAATTAGGATATAGATTTAAATTAACATTTTCAAGATATTCTCTCAACGACTGGTAATTTTGACCACTTAGTTTTTCTAAACAAGATAACCACTGGAAAGCAAAAGCTGCGGTTTCTGTTTCAGGATAATTATCTATAACTTCCTTCATGTCAATTTTTGCTGTTTCATAATTTTCTTCAAATGTTTTGATTATACCTTCTTCAAATATCGTTTTTTCTGGTGGTCTGCCTGGGGTAAAATCAAAAGCAGCGATACTGGGATAAAAACGAGCAGTATCTGAGTCATCAATATTATTACATGTGTCTCCATTACATATATCATGTTGCTCTCCACCGTCCCACCCAAGACTCATTAGTAAATACTGATCATAACTGCCAGGATTGTAATTATCATCAGAAATCTCATTAACATCAACCATGTTAATAAATGTTGTTAAGTCAGCAAAACAACTGTAAACAGATATCAATTCTGCATCGTTATTATTCGAGATTATATTTCCTGCAAAAACTGCCCTGTTTTCGTTACCTGTAGTGAATACACCAAATGTATTCCCCTCGATTTCAGTATTAAAACATCTTATTATACTATCGTAAATGTAAAGACCAGTTCCAGTGTTATTATTTATGAAACTATCATTGATGGTATTATATCCAGGTTCTTCATTAAAATAGTTAATATGTAATCCCCCTCCTTCATTATATGAAATATTACTTTCAAGTATTTGATGGAAACAGCCATATGTACTAATAGGTCCTAAATTGTTAGTATACTCCGAGTTATTAAAAGTTAAACGAGAATTATAAGCTCTTAATTGACCGGAATTTGTAAAAGTGCATCCATTTTCGAAAAGAATTTGAGTATCTTTTATTAAAAAATGATCAATATTAGAAATTTCACAATTTCTAATAAAACTTGTTACTGGATTATTACTGATCTCAATACCATCCCAATATTCGTCACCAATACAACCAATGAATACTCTATTTTCAGGACCTTGAGTAGCAAATACATCAAAATCAGAATCATTGAAAATTATCCTGTCTCCTGGTATTTCATTTTCCTCTGCGTCCCAAATTGCATGTTCAGAACTATATAATGTTGCTCCGGAAAATAAACGTAATATTGAAGTATTATTTAACATAAATAAGCTTCTATTTGATAAAGTAATATTTCCCCAACACTTTATTTCAATATTGTTTGTAATTATTTCTGATTCACTAAAGATTAAAGAACTACTATCATCTATTTCAAAATCTGAATAAATATCAGAATCCGTTAAATCAATATTACTATTTGATATTTCCATCATAGCGTCATTTTGTAAATTAATGTTAGAGTAATCGTTTACACTAATATTGCTGTTTGAAATATTAATGTCATTTGAAGCATTAATATTAAGATTATTTACATCTATTTCTGAATCACTTATGATTAATTTGCCTGCATCACTTATGTTTATGGTTAAATTTTGAACTGTTAATTCTCCATTTTTGATATACAATTCTCCATTTATAATATTAATTGTTGAATCAAAAATATTTAATTCACCTCCATCAATGAATAAAGCTGAATTATTGCTTATGTCAATTTCACTATACCAGATGGCTAACCAGGAACCTTCAGAAACTCTATAAATCCCATCATTCCAGTTCTCGTCTAAAAACCAATGTAAACCAGAAATGTTTTGAGTTCTTTGATATGGTATATAATTATGTTTTGTAACATTTATATCTGTTAAAGGTTCTATGTCATAAGAGCATTGTGCAATGTTATTTGTACCTGTGGTCTGAACAACTTCGTAAAAACTATCATCAACTCCTATAAAAGTTACAATTGAGTTGTAAGTTGTCTGAATATAATCATCGTCAAAATTTATATTAGGTATGCCGATATTACAAGGTTCACTTGTCCATATTTCAAGTGTTGGATCACCTACTATAGCTGATTTGTTTATTACATCATGTACTTCTTCATCATCACCTTCCAACCTATAATTCATATAATCCTTTATATCTCCTATAATGTATTGTTCATCATTGTTATATGGATCAAAAGTTGCTTCCATCAATCTTATATCGATTTCAGGAATCATGCTTATGAGAAGTTCGGAACTAAATCCCAGAAAAGAAATTGCTCCGGATGACTGTTTGTTTAGAAGGAATTCACTTATAGATACATTATAGTCTATATATCCAGTCTGGCAGGCAATACTGTAAACAACCGGCAATCCGTTGTTTGTTAATTGGTCTGCATGCTCTAAACCGAATAACCCTTGACTTGCCCATCCTGTCCAATTGCTTGTTTGTCCGTGTGCTGCAAAATTCCAGATTATGCATCCTTCATTAATTGCATTTATTAATGTTTCGTTGTTTACTTCTTCATCATTTCCGTATTGACTATTTATTGTAAATGTAGAATATACTATTTCAGAGCAGTCTTCTTTAGCTTGTTCAAAATACTGATCACCTGGATATTGATACTGACCTGCTGCAAATGTAAGATTGTGGAACCAATCTTCTTCCTGATATGGGTTTGTTTCATAATCAACTACTTTTTGAGCATAATTTGTTAAAGACTCCTCGTAACTACTATAATCTTTTACATAATCATGTGCATATACATCATCATAATAAGTTTTTCTGGGTGATATTCTTCCTACTCCTATGTCCGGTAAGAAATCAGTCCCGTGAACTGTTGAATAATAATGGTCAGATGGAAAATTTGTACCTGGAAAAAGAAGTGAATTTACAACACCATAATGAATTCTTCGAGAATTGTTGGGATCCCAAGGATCTCCTACTAATATTACATAGGTATCCCACCATATACTGAACCAAGATGATATATAATCCTTTATACTTTCAGGATCTGCTCCGTTGTGATCGTAACATACAATATCATATCCCTTTTTCTTTTTCCATCTTTTTAATTCAGATAAACAATCAGTATATCCTTCCCATCCAATAAATATTATTCTTTTCTGAGTATCAGTTCTTATTTCTTTACTTACAAAATCATAATTTAGGATACTTTTTTTATAAAGATATGTCATTCTTTCCGGAATACTATCTCTTGTATCAGTTAATATGTTAATTCCGCAATATCCATTATATAATAGTTCAAATTCTATTTGATAATATGCTCTAAGTTCATGGGTAACAGGATTGTATTGAATTGGAGAAAACTCTATTTCAACGACCCTATAATCTCTCATTATCATAGGATCCGATTTGATAATTATATTTTCCGGATAATATTGATTAGTATTGTAAATATCCATATCTTGCTGAAAAATAGGAGTTTGATCTCCAAATATAGACTGATAAGGATAAAGGTTATAATCAGTGAGAATAATATATTCTGATGATAATATATTTATTTGTACATCAGTATCTGCCGGGATTGCTATTTTTTCCCAGATTCTTGGTACTAATGGATCTCCCGATTTGCCTAATGCATGATGATTTACAAATTTTAACTTATCCCAAACAATCCCTTCTGCTTCTATCTCTTCTTTTAAAAATCCAGGTATTTCACAACTTATTGTTGTTTTATAATCGTCAGAGTTTAACACTGTTAGTTCCGGTTGTCACTGAAGACCACCTTGAAATCCTATCCATTCACCTGCAATAACCCCATTACTTAAAACAACCGCTAACAAGAGCAATAACTTTACATAATATCTCATACGATCCTCCTTTTTACTTTAATAATATCATTTTTTTTACTTCACTATTACTGTTTTTTGTAGTTAATTGGAATAAATATGTGCCCGGTGAAACATCTTTTCCTTCATCATCTTTAGCATTCCATATTACTGAAGATTTGTTTTTTATGTTTAAAAACTTTTTTACTTTCTGGCCTTTAATATTATATATAATTAATTCTTCATTACAGATATATTCGATATTTTGTGAAAATGAAATATTTGTATTATATTTGAAAGGATTTGGAAAGCAATATAATTCTTTTTTATTATTTTCAATAATATTCTCTTCAATAGAGACATTCCCATTATTATCAAGTTTAATTAATAAAACATTTCCATAATATGAACTGCAGATGACATAACCTTCATCCACAGCTTCACACATATCGATTGTTGGTTGTGGATAATCTCCATATGTATAATATGTTTCCCATTCTTCAAAACCGTCTTCATCTGTTTTAACAATATATGAAGTATAAACTCCTGAGTTACCAGCAAAAATATATCCTCCTTCAATTGTTTGAAAAATATTTTTTCCTTCTGCTGCTTCATCTCCATTATATGTTCTGTACCATTCTTCATTACCTTCGGAATCTGTTTTTACTAAATAAGCATCATATAGGCCAGGTACTGTTGGAAAAGAATGAGTTTTACCAATAGCAATAAATCCGCCATCTCCTGTTTGAACGGCATCATAACCTCTATCTAAATCCGTACCACCATAGTTGTTTCGCCATACTTCTTCTCCGATACTATTTATCTTTACTAATCCAATATCACCATTAATTTCTCCGCAGATGATAAATTCTCCATTATTTGTAGTTGAGATACTTTTCCCGTAATCAGATGTTGTTGTATCATATATATTAAACCACTCCTCTTCTCCATTTTCATCAACTTTGATAGTATAAAAGTTCCTATCTCTTTGATCTAACGAAGTGTATCCTGTAACTATATAACCACTGTCATTTGTACAAGCTACAGATATACCTGTCGAATGTCCTTCTTGTCCAAATGTGTTTTCCCATTCTAACTCTCCATCAGGATTTGTTTTTGCTATGTATATATGAGAATACATATATGCTGTTCTGGAAGCACCAATTATAAAACCACCATCAGGTGCAACTTTTATATCTCCTCCATTGCATGCAAATTCTCCTCCTAAAAACTCCTGCCATAGCATATTCCCTTCAATGTCAACTTTCATTAAAAAAAAGACATTTTCAGGATGCTCATTCATACTTTCATAAATCTTTCCAAATACGATATAGTTCCCATCAATAGTTTGCTCTATTCCCATAGAATGATCATTTACTTCTGTTTCGATCAGACTTACCCAAGAAGATAAAGATATGTTTATAATTGTTAGTAAAATAAATAAATAAACTGTTTTTCTTTTCATTATATTAACCTCAATCCAAAAGAATGAAATGATATAAAGTTGGCAAGGACAATTTTATTTTTTTCTTAAACCAATAAGAAAAAGCCGAAGCTAAAATGCATGATATATTATTACTCCGGCTTTTATGATTGATATGTTCAGTCTAGCATTCCGAAGTCTCGATAAATCGAAACATTCGGAAGTTATTTATTTAATCAGCATGACCTTCTTCAAGTTAGTTGTAGAATTTGTTTCCAATTTCAGGAAATAAATTCCGCTGGCTGCTCTATTTCCGGTATTGTCATTTCCATTCCAATTCAAGATTTGTTCATTGATGATGCTGTTATCCAAAATTGTCTTAACTAACTGTCCTTTAACATTGTACACACCAAGTGTAACAGGAAGTTTCTTGTCATCCGAATTTAGCTGCAATGAGATTTGGGAAGATGCATTAAAAGGATTCGGATAAACATTTATCCTGTTTTGGATAATCAATTCATTAATTTGATCATCATCCTCGATCCCAACAAAATCAGCAAAACCTTGTCCGCCGAATGCTCCCATATCATTTAATAATGTTCCCATTGCCGGATATAGAGCATAACCAGGATTTTCAGGATCTTCTACATCATTATAAGATGAGGAAGGATGACCAGCATCGATACAGGGAGAACCTGACTGTAAATGCCATAACGCAGAAAGTCCGTCATAATCAGGACCATCTCCGTCGGTCGGATTTCTAAATAACGGATCAACATCGATATTCCCTAAACCACCAAAACCTCCGGTTATACATGAATATACAACAACAGGTTCACTATTGATAAGAGTAAACATCTCTCCTATATTGATGATGATAGAATTTTTAAAAACAGGAGTTGAATTAAAAGCAAAGATCATCCCGGATTCGCAGTAATTATTCGCGATCGTATTGTTCAGGAAAGTTACATCTGATCCGCTTTTTATGCAGATAACTCCACCGGTTGTTCCGGAATTATTTACAATAATATTATTCGTTACTGTAGGAATCGAATTTGTAAATCTGATAACTCCTGCTGTTCCAACATTTGAATTATTTGAGATCACATTATTATGGATCAATACATCATCTGTATTGCTGACATCAATAGCCGCACCTGAATTAGTTCCGGTATTATTAAAAATCCTGCAATTGATGATATCCGCTTTCGCATCATCGATAGCGATCGCACTTGCGGAAGATCCCGATATCAAACAATTGTTTAGAACATTATCTTCTTCAGTATTGTTGAAGAAGAAACCGAACCAGCTATTATCAGAACTGAAAACTATTGGTTCCGCATCCTGTGCATCTGCAGCAAGAAGTCCGTAAACCGTAATACTGCTGTTATTAACAATAATCTCTGTGCCGGATTCGATAGTTAAAAAATCTCCCGCAGCAATTTCTGCATTTCCATTAATTATATATGGACTATTTTCCGCTGACCAGGAACCTGAAAGATTTCCGGAAATATCAGAGCCATCTGTAACTGTAATATAATCTTCCAGAGTAGATTCAGCAGATTCCCCATCAACTGTGATCCTCAAAGTAACATCATAAGTTCCGGGCGTGTCGTAAATATAAAAAGGATTTTCATCATTACTGTCTATTTCTCCATCTCCATCAAGATCCCATTCAAAAAGATCGATTCCGGTTTGAGGGAAAGAGTTGTTAGAAAATTGAACAAATAAGTTCGCTGGACCTTCAGTTACATTCGAACTGAACATCGGCAACAATCCGGTAAAAGAAGTTGAAGCTGCTTGCAGAATATCTTTGGTTCCTGTCCATGATTGAATGATGGCAATCGCATTAATATCAGCTAAATCCCAATCCGGATCAAGATTAAAAGAATATTCTGCTTCCAGTGTTTGACCAACATCAGTTAAAGTAAAGTCTGTTTCTCCTGAATAAGCAACCACTTTATTTACATAA is part of the Candidatus Cloacimonadota bacterium genome and harbors:
- a CDS encoding T9SS type A sorting domain-containing protein, whose amino-acid sequence is MKRKTVYLFILLTIINISLSSWVSLIETEVNDHSMGIEQTIDGNYIVFGKIYESMNEHPENVFFLMKVDIEGNMLWQEFLGGEFACNGGDIKVAPDGGFIIGASRTAYMYSHIYIAKTNPDGELEWENTFGQEGHSTGISVACTNDSGYIVTGYTSLDQRDRNFYTIKVDENGEEEWFNIYDTTTSDYGKSISTTNNGEFIICGEINGDIGLVKINSIGEEVWRNNYGGTDLDRGYDAVQTGDGGFIAIGKTHSFPTVPGLYDAYLVKTDSEGNEEWYRTYNGDEAAEGKNIFQTIEGGYIFAGNSGVYTSYIVKTDEDGFEEWETYYTYGDYPQPTIDMCEAVDEGYVICSSYYGNVLLIKLDNNGNVSIEENIIENNKKELYCFPNPFKYNTNISFSQNIEYICNEELIIYNIKGQKVKKFLNIKNKSSVIWNAKDDEGKDVSPGTYLFQLTTKNSNSEVKKMILLK
- a CDS encoding T9SS type A sorting domain-containing protein, producing the protein MLSQLYDAHEDLIPLVWDTGDSWGNSRYWWYPGNGYVPWVIVGGNIEPTWNNYTSYNNAYNQTYSVSSPLDMNLEMSMTRDDLLLTANIEVTEDITSSNNKIFFAISRFVENAQADYVNKVVAYSGETDFTLTDVGQTLEAEYSFNLDPDWDLADINAIAIIQSWTGTKDILQAASTSFTGLLPMFSSNVTEGPANLFVQFSNNSFPQTGIDLFEWDLDGDGEIDSNDENPFYIYDTPGTYDVTLRITVDGESAESTLEDYITVTDGSDISGNLSGSWSAENSPYIINGNAEIAAGDFLTIESGTEIIVNNSSITVYGLLAADAQDAEPIVFSSDNSWFGFFFNNTEEDNVLNNCLISGSSASAIAIDDAKADIINCRIFNNTGTNSGAAIDVSNTDDVLIHNNVISNNSNVGTAGVIRFTNSIPTVTNNIIVNNSGTTGGVICIKSGSDVTFLNNTIANNYCESGMIFAFNSTPVFKNSIIINIGEMFTLINSEPVVVYSCITGGFGGLGNIDVDPLFRNPTDGDGPDYDGLSALWHLQSGSPCIDAGHPSSSYNDVEDPENPGYALYPAMGTLLNDMGAFGGQGFADFVGIEDDDQINELIIQNRINVYPNPFNASSQISLQLNSDDKKLPVTLGVYNVKGQLVKTILDNSIINEQILNWNGNDNTGNRAASGIYFLKLETNSTTNLKKVMLIK